In one Betta splendens chromosome 14, fBetSpl5.4, whole genome shotgun sequence genomic region, the following are encoded:
- the spns3 gene encoding protein spinster homolog 3 isoform X1, whose protein sequence is MAMEPKGSVTSLQDKPKPRWSVGSSTSLHYGSFVNSLASLTPKAEISPAISPKRAYIAVTVLCYINLLNYMERYTIAGVLSDIQIYFNISDSTAGLLQTVFICSFLLLAPVFGYLGDRYNRKYIMIVGLTVWLGTAAGSSFVNESQFWLLMLLRGLVGIGEASYSTIAPTIISDLFTGGRRSVVICIFYIFIPFGSGLGYITGAGCATITGDWHWALRITPILGVLGLVLLIFLCPNPPRGAAETQGEGVTGESSYLEDIKYLLKNKSYVWSSCGVTALTFLTGAFAFWMPTFLSRAQVVQNLTAPCTQEPCNTRDSYIFGAVTVVTGILGGALGTGLSRKFRDKVPNADPLICAVGMLGSVPCLFITILVASSSIPVTYVFIFFGELLLALNWAVMADILLYVVTPTRRSSAEALQVTVGHLLGDAGSAYLLGAISDAIRSSKLPTSNTDWRFSSLMYSLLICPFVGILGGGFFLVCSRYIEEDRKAAQLLGGAEDPPPQQYPARGSLELGSRSNE, encoded by the exons ATGGCTATGGAGCCAAAAGGGTCAGTGACGTCCCTCCAGGACAAACCGAAGCCTCGATGGAGCGTGGGCTCCAGCACCAGTCTTCATTACGGCTCCTTCGTAAACAGCCTTGCATCGCTTACACCCAAGGCAGAAATCAGTCCAGCCATATCACCCAAACGCGCCTACATAGCTGTAACTGTGCTGTGCTACATCAACTTACTCAACTACATGGAACGGTACACGATTGCAG GCGTGCTCTCCGACATTCAGATCTACTTTAATATAAGCGACAGTACAGCTGGACTCCTGCAAACAG ttttcatctgcagcttcttaCTCTTGGCCCCTGTCTTTGGATACCTCGGGGACCGCTACAACCGAAAATACATCATGATTGTTGGTTTGACTGTGTGGCTGGGGACGGCGGCAGGGAGCTCCTTTGTGAATGAGTCT cagttCTGGCTTCTGATGCTGCTGCGTGGCCTCGTTGGGATCGGAGAGGCCAGCTACTCCACCATTGCTCCCACCATCATCAGTGACCTCTTCACTGGGGGCAGAAGGAGTGTTGTGATCTGTATTTTTTACATCTTTATCCCTTTTGGAAG CGGTCTGGGATACATAACAGGTGCCGGGTGTGCAACCATCACAGGAGATTGGCACTGGGCTCTCAGG ATCACTCCCATTTTGGGTGTACTGGGCCTTGTTCTGCTGATCTTCTTGTGCCCTAACCCACCCAGAGGTGCTGCAGAAACCCAGGGAGAGGGAGTCACAGGGGAGAGCTCGTACCTGGAGGACATCAAGTATCTTCTGAAAAA TAAAAGTTACGTGTGGTCCTCCTGTGGAGTGACGGCTCTGACCTTCCTCACCGGAGCCTTCGCTTTCTGGATGCCAACCTTCCTGTCCAGAGCTCAGGTCGTGCAGAACCTCACAGCGCCGTGCACCCAGGAGCCGTGTAACACCAGAGACAG TTATATCTTCGGTGCCGTGACAGTGGTGACAGGGATTCTGGGAGGGGCTCTGGGCACGGGATTATCCAGAAAGTTTAGGGACAAGGTGCCAAACGCGGACCCACTCATCTGTGCAGTCGGCATGCTGGGGTCGGTCCCGTGCCTCTTCATCACCATCTTGGTGGCTTCGTCAAGCATTCCAGTCACTTAT gttttcattttctttggTGAATTGCTGTTGGCGCTGAACTGGGCTGTGATGGCTGACATACTGCTG TACGTTGTCACGCCAACCAGGAGGTCATCAGCCGAGGCGCTCCAGGTCACGGTGGGTCATCTCCTCGGTGATGCTGGGAGTGCTTATCTTCTAGGAGCG ATCTCTGACGCTATAAGGAGTTCTAAGCTTCCAACGTCCAACACTGACTGGAGATTCAGCAGCCTGATGTACAGCCTCCTGATCTGCCCTTTTGTGGGGATCCTTGGAGGAGGGTTTTTTCTCGTGTGTTCCCGTTACATTGAAGAAGACAGGAAGGCAGCTCAGCTACTGGGTggag cagAAGACCCCCCGCCACAGCAATATCCTGCACGTGGGTCCCTGGAACTGGGCAGTAGGAGTAATGAGTAG
- the ankfy1 gene encoding rabankyrin-5 isoform X2, with protein MQQKLADTERRCAVLAAQVSGQGSTSSTAPDTFISRLLDIVADLYQQEQYSDLKVKVAGKNVCAHKFVLAARSDVWSLANLASTSELDLSDCKPEVAMAMLRWVYTDELELSEDDAFLIELMKLANRFQLQLLRERCEKGVMSSVNVRNCIRFYQTAEELNAATLMNYCGEIIASHWDDLRKEDFSTMSAQLLYKMIKSKTEYPLHKAIKVEREDVVFLYLIEMDSQLPAKLNELDNNGDLALDLALSRKLESIATTLVNNKADVDMVDQSGWSLLHKAIQRGDEFASVFLIRHSAQVNAATVGAVETPLHLVCSFSPKKHSVEVMSSMARIAEALLKTGANPNMQNSKGRTPLHEAVSSGNEPVFSQLLKCKQLDLELKDHEGSTALWLALQYITVSSDPSVNPFEDDVPVENGTSFDENSFAAQLIQRGSNPDAPDTSTENCLMQRAAGAGNEAAALFLATHGAKVNNVNKLGESPLHTACRCGLANLTAELLQQGANPNLQTQKALPDDAHGVAMQTPLHMAIAYNHPDVVSVILEQKANALHATNNFQIIPDFSLKDSIDQTVLGLALWTGMHTIAAQLLGSGASINDTMSNGQTLLHMAIQRQDSKSALFLLEHQADINVRTQEGQTALQLAISNQLPLVVDAICTRGADMSVIDDKGDPPLWLALENGLEDIASTLVRHGCDATCWSTGPSGCQQTLLHRAVDENNEISACFLIRSGCDVNSSRQPGPNGEGDEEARDGQTPLHLASSWGLEEVVQCLLEFGANVNAQDAEGRAPIHAAISSQHNVIIQLLISHPDIRLNIRDRQGMTPFACAMTHKNNKAAEAILKREPGAAEQVDNKGRNFLHVAVQNSDIESVLFLISVQANVNSRVQDTAKLTPLHLAVQAGSEIIVRNLLLAGAKLNEVTKHRQTALHLAAQQDMATICSVLIENGVDFAAEDENGNNALHLAVMQGRLNNVRTLLTESNIDAEAFNLRGQSPMHVLGQYGKENAAAIFELFLECMPEYPLDKPDNEGNTVLLLAYMKGNANLCRAIVRAGARLGVTNIQGINIFNYQVATKQLLFRLLDMLSKEPPWCDGSNCYECTAKFGVTTRKHHCRHCGRLLCHKCSIKEMPIIKFDLNKPVRVCDICFDVLTLGGVS; from the exons atgcagcagaagctggCCGACACAGAGAGGCGCTGTGCCGTGCTGGCTGCTCAGGTGTCTGGTCAGGGTTCCACCAGCTCCACAGCCCCAGACACTTTCATCAGCCGTCTGCTGGACATCGTGGCGGACCTTTATCAGCAGGAACAGTACAG TGATCTAAAGGTGAAAGTTGCAGGGAAGAATGTATGTGCCCATAAATTTGTGCTGGCTGCTCGCAGTGATGTCTGGAGTCTGGCTAACTTGGCCTCCACTTCTGAACTGGACCTATCTG ATTGCAAACCTGAGGTTGCTATGGCGATGTTGCGCTGGGTATACACTGATGAGTTGGAACTCAGTGAGGATGATGCCTTTCTTATTGAATTGATGAAGCTAGCCAACCGcttccagcttcagcttctcagaGAAAG GTGTGAAAAAGGTGTGATGTCCTCAGTAAATGTCAGAAACTGCATTCGCTTTTACCAGACAGCAGAGGAACTAAATGCTGCCACCCTCATGAACTACTGTGGGGAGATCATAGCCAGTCACTGG GATGATCTGAGGAAAGAAGATTTCAGTACCATGAGTGCCCAACTGCTCTACAAGATGATCAAATCTAAAACGGAGTATCCTCTACACAAAGCCATTAAAGTAGAACGGGAAGACGTGGTTTTTCTCTATCTTATAGAGATGGACTCACAG CTGCCTGCCAAGCTAAATGAACTGGACAACAATGGGGACCTGGCACTAGACCTGGCGCTCTCACGTAAACTAGAAAGTATTGCCACTACACTGGTTAACAACAAAGCAGATGTGGATATGGTGGACCAGAGTGGTTGGAGCCTCTTGCACAAAGCCATCCAAAGAG GTGATGAATTTGCCTCCGTCTTTCTGATTCGCCACTCTGCTCAGGTGAATGCAGCCACCGTAGGGGCAGTGGAAACCCCACTTCACTTGGTTTGTTCTTTCAGTCCCAAGAAGCACTCTGTGGAAGTCATGAGCAGCATGGCACGGATAGCTGAAGCTCTGCTCAAGACAGGAGCCAACCCTAACATGCAGAACAGCAAGGGCAG AACCCCATTGCATGAAGCTGTGTCATCGGGGAATGAGCCAGTGTTCAGCCAACTTCTCAAGTGCAAACA GCTTGACCTGGAACTCAAGGACCATGAGGGCAGCACAGCTCTGTGGTTGGCTCTGCAGTATATCACGGTGTCTTCAGACCCCTCAGTGAACCCATTTGAGGACGATGTACCTGTAGAGAATGGCACTTCCTTTGACGAGAACAGCTTTGCAGCACAGCTTATCCAGAGAGGAAGCAACCCCGATGCACCTGACACTAGCACAG AAAACTGCCTcatgcagagagcagctgggGCAGGCAATGAGGCAGCGGCACTTTTCCTAGCCACTCATGGAGCAAAGGTCAATAATGTGAACAAACTG GGTGAGAGCCCGCTTCATACCGCATGTCGCTGTGGCCTGGCGAACCTGACTGCCgagctgctccagcaggggGCCAATCCCAACCTCCAGACCCAGAAGGCTCTGCCAGACGATGCCCACGGTGTGGCCATGCAGACCCCACTTCACATGGCCATTGCTTATAATCACCCAGATGTGGTCTCTGTTATTCTCGAACAAAAAG CCAATGCACTTCATGCAACCAACAACTTCCAGATCATTCCAGACTTCAGTCTTAAAGATTCCATCGACCAGACGGTGCTGGGCTTGGCCCTTTGGACAG GTATGCACACTATAGCGGCTCAGCTGCTTGGCTCAGGGGCTTCTATAAATGACACTATGTCCAATGGACAAACTCTGCTTCACATGGCCATCCAAAGACAGGACAGCAAGAGTGCTCTCTTCCTTCTGGAGCATCAAGCGGACATCAATGTTAG GACTCAGGAGGGACAAACAGCACTACAGTTGGCCATTAGCAACCAGCTGCCACTGGTGGTGGATGCTATTTGCACACGAGGAGCTGACATGTCTGTGATAGATGATAAAGGTGACCCTCCTTTGTGGCTGGCTCTTGAGAATGGCCTGGAAGATATTGCGTCCACATTG GTTCGCCACGGCTGTGATGCAACTTGTTGGAGCACAGGGCCCTCTGGCTGCCAGCAGACCCTCCTGCACAGAGCTGTCGATGAGAATAATGAGATCTCTGCTTGCTTCCTAATCCGCAG TGGGTGTGACGTGAATAGCTCCAGGCAGCCAGGTCCCAATGgggaaggagacgaggaagCCAGAGACGGACAAACACCCCTCCACCTAGCAAGCAGCTGGGGGTTGGAGGAGGTAGTGCAGTGCCTTCTAGAGTTTGGAGCAAACGTTAATGCGCAG gATGCGGAGGGCAGAGCTCCCATTCATGCTGCCATTAGCAGCCAGCACAATGTCATCATACAGCTCCTCATTTCCCATCCAGACATACGTCTTAACATTCGTGACCGTCAAGGAATGACACCATTTGCTTGTGCCATGACACACAAGAACAACAAGGCAGCGGAGGCGATCCTCAAAAGGGAGCCAGGTGCTGCTGAACAG GTGGATAACAAGGGGCGGAATTTCCTCCATGTGGCTGTACAAAATTCAGACATTGAAAGCGTCCTGTTTCTCATCAGTGTCCAAGCTAATGTCAACTCAAGAGTTCAGGATACAGCCAAACTCACCCCTCTCCACTTGGCTGTTCAGGCTGGGTCTGAGATCATTGTCCGCAACCTG CTGCTTGCTGGAGCCAAACTAAATGAAGTGACTAAACATAGGCAGACAGCACTGCATTTGGCTGCCCAGCAGGACATGGCCACTATTTGTTCTGTCTTAATAGAGAATGGAGTCGACTTTGCTGCTGAGGATGAGAATGGCAATAATg CTCTTCATCTAGCTGTGATGCAGGGCCGCCTTAACAATGTCAGGACACTTCTGACAGAGTCCAACATTGATGCTGAGGCCTTCAATCTCAG GGGTCAGTCCCCAATGCATGTCCTCGGCCAATATGGGAAAGAGAACGCTGCCGCCATCTTTGAGTTGTTCCTGGAGTGTATGCCTGAATACCCTCTGGACAAACCCGACAACGAAGGGAACACAG TTCTACTTCTGGCATACATGAAAGGAAATGCAAACCTGTGTCGGGCCATTGTGAGGGCGGGGGCTCGACTGGGCGTCACAAATATTCAGGGCATCAACATTTTTAATTACCAAGTTGCAACCAAACAGTTGCTCTTCCGCCTTCTAG ATATGCTGTCCAAAGAACCTCCATGGTGTGATGGCTCCAACTGCTATGAATGTACTGCCAAGTTTGGCGTAACAACACGGAAACATCACTG CCGCCACTGTGGGCGCCTGTTGTGCCACAAGTGCTCTATAAAGGAAATGCCCATCATCAAGTTCGACTTGAACAAGCCGGTGAGGGTGTGTGACATCTGCTTTGATGTACTGACTCTGGGTGGGGTATCGTAA
- the spns3 gene encoding protein spinster homolog 3 isoform X2 — protein sequence MAMEPKGSVTSLQDKPKPRWSVGSSTSLHYGSFVNSLASLTPKAEISPAISPKRAYIAVTVLCYINLLNYMERYTIAGVLSDIQIYFNISDSTAGLLQTVFICSFLLLAPVFGYLGDRYNRKYIMIVGLTVWLGTAAGSSFVNESQFWLLMLLRGLVGIGEASYSTIAPTIISDLFTGGRRSVVICIFYIFIPFGSGLGYITGAGCATITGDWHWALRITPILGVLGLVLLIFLCPNPPRGAAETQGEGVTGESSYLEDIKYLLKNKSYVWSSCGVTALTFLTGAFAFWMPTFLSRAQVVQNLTAPCTQEPCNTRDSYIFGAVTVVTGILGGALGTGLSRKFRDKVPNADPLICAVGMLGSVPCLFITILVASSSIPVTYVFIFFGELLLALNWAVMADILLYVVTPTRRSSAEALQVTVGHLLGDAGSAYLLGAISDAIRSSKLPTSNTDWRFSSLMYSLLICPFVGILGGGFFLVCSRYIEEDRKAAQLLGGEDPPPQQYPARGSLELGSRSNE from the exons ATGGCTATGGAGCCAAAAGGGTCAGTGACGTCCCTCCAGGACAAACCGAAGCCTCGATGGAGCGTGGGCTCCAGCACCAGTCTTCATTACGGCTCCTTCGTAAACAGCCTTGCATCGCTTACACCCAAGGCAGAAATCAGTCCAGCCATATCACCCAAACGCGCCTACATAGCTGTAACTGTGCTGTGCTACATCAACTTACTCAACTACATGGAACGGTACACGATTGCAG GCGTGCTCTCCGACATTCAGATCTACTTTAATATAAGCGACAGTACAGCTGGACTCCTGCAAACAG ttttcatctgcagcttcttaCTCTTGGCCCCTGTCTTTGGATACCTCGGGGACCGCTACAACCGAAAATACATCATGATTGTTGGTTTGACTGTGTGGCTGGGGACGGCGGCAGGGAGCTCCTTTGTGAATGAGTCT cagttCTGGCTTCTGATGCTGCTGCGTGGCCTCGTTGGGATCGGAGAGGCCAGCTACTCCACCATTGCTCCCACCATCATCAGTGACCTCTTCACTGGGGGCAGAAGGAGTGTTGTGATCTGTATTTTTTACATCTTTATCCCTTTTGGAAG CGGTCTGGGATACATAACAGGTGCCGGGTGTGCAACCATCACAGGAGATTGGCACTGGGCTCTCAGG ATCACTCCCATTTTGGGTGTACTGGGCCTTGTTCTGCTGATCTTCTTGTGCCCTAACCCACCCAGAGGTGCTGCAGAAACCCAGGGAGAGGGAGTCACAGGGGAGAGCTCGTACCTGGAGGACATCAAGTATCTTCTGAAAAA TAAAAGTTACGTGTGGTCCTCCTGTGGAGTGACGGCTCTGACCTTCCTCACCGGAGCCTTCGCTTTCTGGATGCCAACCTTCCTGTCCAGAGCTCAGGTCGTGCAGAACCTCACAGCGCCGTGCACCCAGGAGCCGTGTAACACCAGAGACAG TTATATCTTCGGTGCCGTGACAGTGGTGACAGGGATTCTGGGAGGGGCTCTGGGCACGGGATTATCCAGAAAGTTTAGGGACAAGGTGCCAAACGCGGACCCACTCATCTGTGCAGTCGGCATGCTGGGGTCGGTCCCGTGCCTCTTCATCACCATCTTGGTGGCTTCGTCAAGCATTCCAGTCACTTAT gttttcattttctttggTGAATTGCTGTTGGCGCTGAACTGGGCTGTGATGGCTGACATACTGCTG TACGTTGTCACGCCAACCAGGAGGTCATCAGCCGAGGCGCTCCAGGTCACGGTGGGTCATCTCCTCGGTGATGCTGGGAGTGCTTATCTTCTAGGAGCG ATCTCTGACGCTATAAGGAGTTCTAAGCTTCCAACGTCCAACACTGACTGGAGATTCAGCAGCCTGATGTACAGCCTCCTGATCTGCCCTTTTGTGGGGATCCTTGGAGGAGGGTTTTTTCTCGTGTGTTCCCGTTACATTGAAGAAGACAGGAAGGCAGCTCAGCTACTGGGTggag AAGACCCCCCGCCACAGCAATATCCTGCACGTGGGTCCCTGGAACTGGGCAGTAGGAGTAATGAGTAG
- the ube2g1a gene encoding ubiquitin-conjugating enzyme E2 G1a translates to MTEPQSALLLRRQLAELNKNPVEGFSAGLIEDSDLYRWEVLIIGPPDTLYEGGVFKAHLTFPKDYPLRPPKMKFITDIWHPNVDKNGDVCISILHEPGEDKYGYEKPEERWLPIHTVETIMISVISMLADPNGDSPANVDAAKEWREDRHGAFKRKVARCVRKSQETAFE, encoded by the exons ATGACAGAGCCCCAGTCAGCGCTGTTACTCAGGAGACAGCTTGCAG AGCTAAACAAAAACCCAGTGGAGGGATTCTCAGCAGGCCTCATCGAGGACAGTGATCTCTATAGATGGGAAGTTCTTATCATTGGGCCTCCAGACACACTGTA TGAAGGCGGTGTGTTTAAAGCTCATCTGACATTTCCCAAAGATTACCCTCTCAGGCCACCTAAAATGAAATTCATCACAGACATTTGGCACCCTAATG TTGACAAAAATGGAGATGTATGTATTTCTATTTTGCACGAACCTGGGGAAGACAAGTATGGCTACGAGAAACCAGAGGAGCGCTGGCTGCCCATTCACACAGTGGAAACCATAATGATTAGTGTTATCTCTATGCTGGCAGACCCGAATGGTGACTCACCAGCCAATGTTGATGCTGCA AAAgagtggagggaggacagaCATGGAGCATTTAAAAGGAAAGTGGCCCGCTGTGTACGAAAAAGCCAAGAGACTGCATTTGAGTGA
- the ankfy1 gene encoding rabankyrin-5 isoform X1, whose product MAEEEVAKLQKHLTLLRQEYVKMQQKLADTERRCAVLAAQVSGQGSTSSTAPDTFISRLLDIVADLYQQEQYSDLKVKVAGKNVCAHKFVLAARSDVWSLANLASTSELDLSDCKPEVAMAMLRWVYTDELELSEDDAFLIELMKLANRFQLQLLRERCEKGVMSSVNVRNCIRFYQTAEELNAATLMNYCGEIIASHWDDLRKEDFSTMSAQLLYKMIKSKTEYPLHKAIKVEREDVVFLYLIEMDSQLPAKLNELDNNGDLALDLALSRKLESIATTLVNNKADVDMVDQSGWSLLHKAIQRGDEFASVFLIRHSAQVNAATVGAVETPLHLVCSFSPKKHSVEVMSSMARIAEALLKTGANPNMQNSKGRTPLHEAVSSGNEPVFSQLLKCKQLDLELKDHEGSTALWLALQYITVSSDPSVNPFEDDVPVENGTSFDENSFAAQLIQRGSNPDAPDTSTENCLMQRAAGAGNEAAALFLATHGAKVNNVNKLGESPLHTACRCGLANLTAELLQQGANPNLQTQKALPDDAHGVAMQTPLHMAIAYNHPDVVSVILEQKANALHATNNFQIIPDFSLKDSIDQTVLGLALWTGMHTIAAQLLGSGASINDTMSNGQTLLHMAIQRQDSKSALFLLEHQADINVRTQEGQTALQLAISNQLPLVVDAICTRGADMSVIDDKGDPPLWLALENGLEDIASTLVRHGCDATCWSTGPSGCQQTLLHRAVDENNEISACFLIRSGCDVNSSRQPGPNGEGDEEARDGQTPLHLASSWGLEEVVQCLLEFGANVNAQDAEGRAPIHAAISSQHNVIIQLLISHPDIRLNIRDRQGMTPFACAMTHKNNKAAEAILKREPGAAEQVDNKGRNFLHVAVQNSDIESVLFLISVQANVNSRVQDTAKLTPLHLAVQAGSEIIVRNLLLAGAKLNEVTKHRQTALHLAAQQDMATICSVLIENGVDFAAEDENGNNALHLAVMQGRLNNVRTLLTESNIDAEAFNLRGQSPMHVLGQYGKENAAAIFELFLECMPEYPLDKPDNEGNTVLLLAYMKGNANLCRAIVRAGARLGVTNIQGINIFNYQVATKQLLFRLLDMLSKEPPWCDGSNCYECTAKFGVTTRKHHCRHCGRLLCHKCSIKEMPIIKFDLNKPVRVCDICFDVLTLGGVS is encoded by the exons ATGGCGGAAG AGGAGGTGGCCAAGCTGCAGAAGCACCTGACCCTGCTAAGGCAGGAGTATGtgaagatgcagcagaagctggCCGACACAGAGAGGCGCTGTGCCGTGCTGGCTGCTCAGGTGTCTGGTCAGGGTTCCACCAGCTCCACAGCCCCAGACACTTTCATCAGCCGTCTGCTGGACATCGTGGCGGACCTTTATCAGCAGGAACAGTACAG TGATCTAAAGGTGAAAGTTGCAGGGAAGAATGTATGTGCCCATAAATTTGTGCTGGCTGCTCGCAGTGATGTCTGGAGTCTGGCTAACTTGGCCTCCACTTCTGAACTGGACCTATCTG ATTGCAAACCTGAGGTTGCTATGGCGATGTTGCGCTGGGTATACACTGATGAGTTGGAACTCAGTGAGGATGATGCCTTTCTTATTGAATTGATGAAGCTAGCCAACCGcttccagcttcagcttctcagaGAAAG GTGTGAAAAAGGTGTGATGTCCTCAGTAAATGTCAGAAACTGCATTCGCTTTTACCAGACAGCAGAGGAACTAAATGCTGCCACCCTCATGAACTACTGTGGGGAGATCATAGCCAGTCACTGG GATGATCTGAGGAAAGAAGATTTCAGTACCATGAGTGCCCAACTGCTCTACAAGATGATCAAATCTAAAACGGAGTATCCTCTACACAAAGCCATTAAAGTAGAACGGGAAGACGTGGTTTTTCTCTATCTTATAGAGATGGACTCACAG CTGCCTGCCAAGCTAAATGAACTGGACAACAATGGGGACCTGGCACTAGACCTGGCGCTCTCACGTAAACTAGAAAGTATTGCCACTACACTGGTTAACAACAAAGCAGATGTGGATATGGTGGACCAGAGTGGTTGGAGCCTCTTGCACAAAGCCATCCAAAGAG GTGATGAATTTGCCTCCGTCTTTCTGATTCGCCACTCTGCTCAGGTGAATGCAGCCACCGTAGGGGCAGTGGAAACCCCACTTCACTTGGTTTGTTCTTTCAGTCCCAAGAAGCACTCTGTGGAAGTCATGAGCAGCATGGCACGGATAGCTGAAGCTCTGCTCAAGACAGGAGCCAACCCTAACATGCAGAACAGCAAGGGCAG AACCCCATTGCATGAAGCTGTGTCATCGGGGAATGAGCCAGTGTTCAGCCAACTTCTCAAGTGCAAACA GCTTGACCTGGAACTCAAGGACCATGAGGGCAGCACAGCTCTGTGGTTGGCTCTGCAGTATATCACGGTGTCTTCAGACCCCTCAGTGAACCCATTTGAGGACGATGTACCTGTAGAGAATGGCACTTCCTTTGACGAGAACAGCTTTGCAGCACAGCTTATCCAGAGAGGAAGCAACCCCGATGCACCTGACACTAGCACAG AAAACTGCCTcatgcagagagcagctgggGCAGGCAATGAGGCAGCGGCACTTTTCCTAGCCACTCATGGAGCAAAGGTCAATAATGTGAACAAACTG GGTGAGAGCCCGCTTCATACCGCATGTCGCTGTGGCCTGGCGAACCTGACTGCCgagctgctccagcaggggGCCAATCCCAACCTCCAGACCCAGAAGGCTCTGCCAGACGATGCCCACGGTGTGGCCATGCAGACCCCACTTCACATGGCCATTGCTTATAATCACCCAGATGTGGTCTCTGTTATTCTCGAACAAAAAG CCAATGCACTTCATGCAACCAACAACTTCCAGATCATTCCAGACTTCAGTCTTAAAGATTCCATCGACCAGACGGTGCTGGGCTTGGCCCTTTGGACAG GTATGCACACTATAGCGGCTCAGCTGCTTGGCTCAGGGGCTTCTATAAATGACACTATGTCCAATGGACAAACTCTGCTTCACATGGCCATCCAAAGACAGGACAGCAAGAGTGCTCTCTTCCTTCTGGAGCATCAAGCGGACATCAATGTTAG GACTCAGGAGGGACAAACAGCACTACAGTTGGCCATTAGCAACCAGCTGCCACTGGTGGTGGATGCTATTTGCACACGAGGAGCTGACATGTCTGTGATAGATGATAAAGGTGACCCTCCTTTGTGGCTGGCTCTTGAGAATGGCCTGGAAGATATTGCGTCCACATTG GTTCGCCACGGCTGTGATGCAACTTGTTGGAGCACAGGGCCCTCTGGCTGCCAGCAGACCCTCCTGCACAGAGCTGTCGATGAGAATAATGAGATCTCTGCTTGCTTCCTAATCCGCAG TGGGTGTGACGTGAATAGCTCCAGGCAGCCAGGTCCCAATGgggaaggagacgaggaagCCAGAGACGGACAAACACCCCTCCACCTAGCAAGCAGCTGGGGGTTGGAGGAGGTAGTGCAGTGCCTTCTAGAGTTTGGAGCAAACGTTAATGCGCAG gATGCGGAGGGCAGAGCTCCCATTCATGCTGCCATTAGCAGCCAGCACAATGTCATCATACAGCTCCTCATTTCCCATCCAGACATACGTCTTAACATTCGTGACCGTCAAGGAATGACACCATTTGCTTGTGCCATGACACACAAGAACAACAAGGCAGCGGAGGCGATCCTCAAAAGGGAGCCAGGTGCTGCTGAACAG GTGGATAACAAGGGGCGGAATTTCCTCCATGTGGCTGTACAAAATTCAGACATTGAAAGCGTCCTGTTTCTCATCAGTGTCCAAGCTAATGTCAACTCAAGAGTTCAGGATACAGCCAAACTCACCCCTCTCCACTTGGCTGTTCAGGCTGGGTCTGAGATCATTGTCCGCAACCTG CTGCTTGCTGGAGCCAAACTAAATGAAGTGACTAAACATAGGCAGACAGCACTGCATTTGGCTGCCCAGCAGGACATGGCCACTATTTGTTCTGTCTTAATAGAGAATGGAGTCGACTTTGCTGCTGAGGATGAGAATGGCAATAATg CTCTTCATCTAGCTGTGATGCAGGGCCGCCTTAACAATGTCAGGACACTTCTGACAGAGTCCAACATTGATGCTGAGGCCTTCAATCTCAG GGGTCAGTCCCCAATGCATGTCCTCGGCCAATATGGGAAAGAGAACGCTGCCGCCATCTTTGAGTTGTTCCTGGAGTGTATGCCTGAATACCCTCTGGACAAACCCGACAACGAAGGGAACACAG TTCTACTTCTGGCATACATGAAAGGAAATGCAAACCTGTGTCGGGCCATTGTGAGGGCGGGGGCTCGACTGGGCGTCACAAATATTCAGGGCATCAACATTTTTAATTACCAAGTTGCAACCAAACAGTTGCTCTTCCGCCTTCTAG ATATGCTGTCCAAAGAACCTCCATGGTGTGATGGCTCCAACTGCTATGAATGTACTGCCAAGTTTGGCGTAACAACACGGAAACATCACTG CCGCCACTGTGGGCGCCTGTTGTGCCACAAGTGCTCTATAAAGGAAATGCCCATCATCAAGTTCGACTTGAACAAGCCGGTGAGGGTGTGTGACATCTGCTTTGATGTACTGACTCTGGGTGGGGTATCGTAA